AATCGTTGCAGTAACCGGGCTTGGGAGTTTTGCAATACCAAATTATTCTTTTGGCATAGGCTTAAGAATAATTCGTTTCTTATTTATTTTTTTTGCATCAATCCTGGGCTTTTACGGCATTTCCCTAGGGTTGTTTTTATTGTCATGCATATTATGCAGTATGAAATCTTTTGGGGTACCCTACTTTTCACCTGTTGCTCCAAAGTCCAGATCAAACCCGGACCTCATAATAAGGCATCCAATCCGGAAGCAAAACGAAAGACCCGATTACTTAAATGTACCCAACAGGAAAAAGGCAAGATAATAGCTCAAGAAATTAGGAAAAAAAGAAAAAAGGAGGAAACACTTAATGAGGGAGGGTAAAATAGGGGTTCAGGAGGCTATTGCATTGATTGCAATAACAATTAGTGTAAAGGTATACTTTACAAGCCCTACCTATGTTTCTAAAATTATTGGTACAGCATCGTGGTATATGACATTGATCTCGACTGCGACAGCTATTCTGGGCTTTACTTTTATTTACAAACTGCTTAAACGCTTTCCTGGAAAGGATTTAATTGACGCTTTTGAACTGACGCTTGGACATATTGTGGGTTTTATCGCTTCAATGGTTCTTTTGTTATACTTTCTGGTAAATACATCTTTGCTTCTGCGTGAGTTTGCAGAAGTATTAAAGATCTATGCACTCCCTTTGACTCCACCAAGTTTTGTCATCGGTATGTTCCTCATGATGGTTTGTATCTCTTGTTTCCTGGGTTTGGAGAGTATTGCTAGGACTGCAAGGCTTATTGGCCTTTATGTTCTGGCCGGTTTTTTAATTGTTATTATTCTTGCCTTCAATAACTATGATTATCACAATCTCTTCCCGTTTTTGGGAAACGGGCTTGGCAAAACCTTGCTTGCGGGTGCCAGCAGAAGCTCTTTTTATGGTGAAGTTATTTCACTAGGTATAATAGCAACATCTATGCAAGGGGTATCCCATATAAAAAAGGCTGGCTATACAGCTTTAACCATTTCGGGGCTTATTGTCTCCATAGCACTTTTTGCAACTATGATGGCTTTTAATTATGCAACTTCTCAAGAAATTGTCTCAAGGATGTATGAGTTGTCCAGGGTTATTCGTATTGGGGGTTTTCTCCAAAGGCTTGATCCGATTTTTCTTTTTACATGGTGTATTGGGACACTTATAGCTATAAGCCTTCTATTTTACTGCCTAGTAAAAACTTATTGCAAAAGCTTCAAAATAAAAGACATGCGGCCCGCAATCATTCCATTAGCCGTTATCGTTTTTACTGTCTGTATGCTGCCGGAGGATATGATCACTATTAGTGAATATGTGCAATTTATTAGACAAAATGATTGGAGCATTTCCCTAGGACTGCCTACGGTTGTACTTATTATAGCAGTTATCCGCAAGAAGAAAGGAGTTTCAAAGAGTGTTTAGACGCAGCTTATTATTATTGATTTGTATACTACCGTTGGTATCGCTGACTTCCTGCTTCGATGCTAAGGAAATAACCGAGTGGACTTATGTATACAGCATCGGCATGGAAAAAGGAGTATCCGACAAACTTCGTATGACCATACAGGCACCCAGCATGAGAGGCGGAAAAGGAGTAGGCGGAGGATCAGGCGGAAGCGGAGGAGGCCAGGCAAGTGATATTGAAACTATCACAATAGACTGTCCATCCTTCTACTCAGGTGTCAACATGCTTAACTCATTCATGTCAAGGCAGATAAATTATATGCATACCAAATACCTGGTTTTTTCCGAAAGCCTTGCAAGAGAAGGAATTGACTCTTATATCACGGGCTTTATAAGGGGACGCCAGGTAAGAAGACAAATAAATGTAATTGTGACAAAGGGTTCTGCAAGTGAATTCCTTAGTGAGCATACAACAACAATAAGTTCATCACTGTCAAAAAAACAGCAAAACATGATAGACCAGGCAGATATCACAGGATTTTTCAGTACTGCTACATACGGTGAAATGCTCAATGCCGCTAAATCTCCCTACAGCCAGCCAATCGCAATACTTGCAGCGTTAAATAACGAGAGTAAGTTTAAAGAGGGTGAAGGAACAGGCAAGACCCCCTTTAAGACCAGCGGAGATTATTACGCAGGTGAACTTGTGAGAAAAGGAGGCAGCAGGGCAGAATTCCTCGGCACTGCTGTATTTGACGGAGGTAAAATGGTGGGTGAATTAAACGGTGATGAAACCCGGACACTTTTAATGGTGAGGGATGAATTTAAACGGGGTTTTTATGTAGAAAAAGACCCAAAAGAGGAAGGTAAATTTGTAATGGTGGATGTCCGACGTGAAAAAAGTCCTGACATAAAAGTTCGTTTTGAGAAAGGCAATCCAACTATAGATGTAAAAATATTTTTGGAGGGCGACATATTGGCAATTCAAAGCACTATAGATTACGAAAGCATGGAACTGAAACCGGTGCTTGAGGATGCAGTAAAAAGACAAATAAAAAAACACCTTGACAGGACAATCAAAAAATGCCAGGATGTAAATTCCGATGTATTTAAATTTGGCTCAATTGCTGCAATGCACTTTCTTACAATTCCCGAATGGGAGGACTACAACTGGCTAAAAAGGTTTAAAGATGCGAAGGTAAATACTCAGATAGATTTTATAATAAGGCGTGCGGGAACAGTGCTCAAAAGCTCCGAAATGTGGCCGGCGGAAGGGAAAAAAGGAGGTTAACGGATATGAAATATATTTTAATAGCTTTATTGTTATTACCTTTATTCTACTTATTGAGCTTTGCAAGATATGAATGGAAAAAAAATAAGCTTTCGAGTATAGGTTCAATTATCCTGGCAATCATATCAATAACCTTTCCAACAGTATTTATGTTTTTCAGGTGACGGAGAGTATTCCGTATAAAATTGCACCTTTTAAACCAATATATATAAATATCGGACTGTAAAGTTATATCAGTTCTGCATCCATATATAAAGCGTTTTTAAAAGGAGATTTTTTATGAGCAAATTTAGCGATGCTGAAAAGATCGGCCTCAGAGATAAGGAAACCAACAAGGTGGTAGCTGTTTACCCTCATAAGGCAGAAGGCTCTGACAGGGAAATTGAAGAAAAGGTAAAGTTTTGGTTCTACCAGCAAAGCTGTTCTGCTGAGGACCAATTAAAAGATCTTTTTGTTGACGTTATAAAAAACGAAGAGAACAATAATATAGGGCTATAAGCCCTATATTATTGTTCTGCCAAAGATAGGAGCTTTACAAAATCCCCGTATTTTTCAAACTGGCAATATATTTTTTGCTTTTCTTTATATTTATCATAATCTTCTTTATTGACCTTTAACGTAAATGTCCTGTCTTCGTTCCTTATTTTAAAATAACAATTTCCGCTTTCAAAGGATTTCTTTTTCTCAATAGATGAAAGGGAGGTATATTTATGGTATTCGTTCTTGCCTTTTGCCTCTTCCAAAGAATCGTATATCTCATCTAAGGTCCAAAGACTTCTCTCTAAAACCATTTCACTTCCAATAAGCTTTTCTTTAAAAACATCATAGTGTCCCATCAACACACCCACAGCATCATTTCTTTTATGTCTGGTATAAAAGGAATAAGTTACCTCAATCCATCTATCATCACTTGATAGACTTATATTATTTGCATGCATATCGGCTCCTGGCGAAATCTGCACATAGTACTTGCTGTCTTCTGCAACAATTGACCCGATAGCAGCACTACATACCTTGACATCTTTCATAAATGATTTCCTTGTTGCAAGTGCATTATCTACAACCTTTGTCAATCCCGCAATTACAAGGACTAGTATAAGCACCAGCATTAGCCTTCCAAGGATGCTCTTCTTCTTTTTTTGCCTGGTATCATATAAAGGTCTTGTTCTTCTATTCTCCATGTTACTCAAAACCAACCACCCCGTTTTTAATATTTCTTCAATATTTTCCTTCATCTATAAAAGTAGATATATATACCGCATTATGATCAGTTACACGGCTCCCGCCCCTGGTATAAATTCCTCCAAATTTTCTATTTACTATATAAGTCCCAAAGATAGGACATACAGAGTTCTGCACTGAGTAAACAGTTGTATGAAGCTGCAGCGGCACAGTTTGCAAGTCGATCCATTCTTGATAAATGCAGTTATTTGCTTTTTTTTCTTTCTTTGAAAAGCTGAATGTAATTTCCTGGCCCTCTCTTCCAAAAAAGGGCTTAATGCAGTAATTTTCCGTACCCCTCATTTTCTTTGCCGTAAGTGAAGTCTTAGGTATATATTTATCAATAAGCTTCCTGTCATCATCTTCATAAAATCCCTGCTCAGCCAATTCCCAAATCAGTGCTAAAAAAGCCTTGCTTTGAGAAATAAAAGATACAGGGGGATTAATGCTTGGCGAATTTTCCTTTAAGGCCTCTATGACACCCTCAAAATATGGGTCGTTAGCCAGCCAATCGAGAGGATAATACCTATAAACTGCATCTAGCGGCTCCCCATAAAGATACAGCTTTTTTTCTTTAGCTTCCAAACCGGAAATCTCCCCTAAAGAAACATTATATGGCATATCCTTAAGAAACTCACTTAATAGCTTTGTGTTGTACCAATCTTCACTGAAGGAAGGTGTTACAAAACCAATGTTTCTTATTGCTCTATATTGATTATAATCATTTACAATACCCGAGAATGCTTCACGTATTAGCTTTACAAGGTGTTTGTTGGGATCACTCAGTTTTATTCCTGTTTCACTTTTTATTATGTCATTTAAAACTATGCTCTCCATAATACCCGCAGGTGTTTCTGAGTTAATTTCAAGCATACGCCAATTCCCTTTGGGGTCTACACCCCAATCAAGACGGGCTATAAATGCCGTATGGCCTGTAATGCTTTGAGTTACCAGATCCTGCAAGCTGTCTTCAATACCTAAAACAGGACAGAATATATTGCAATTCTCCCTGACCAATTCAACCGTTTTTTCAATAACAGACCATATCTTCTCCGATGCCTCTTCCAATTCTTTGTAATGCTGCTTATTGATAACCAATGAATCCATCGTAAAGGACTCGCAAGGACCTGTATATCCTCCTGTATAACCATGGATGAAGGCTGCTTTTTCATTAATACTGTTCCACTTTTCTTTTCTTCCTTCACTTGAAGTCTTGATTAAATAAAAAGGAGACTTACGAATTCTTATGGGACTGCTCCAAACAGTTTCATCAAGTGATAGATAATCACTGCTCCACCTTACACAAACACCGGAAAAATTGCCATTGGCAAGATATATGCCGTAATTTCCCATAGCCTGGGTTTCATCATAATATTGCCCGTTAAAGCACATCACATTTTGCTTTTGAATGGGGCAAAACTCCTGTATTATATGAAGTTTGGGTGAATTATTGATGGCTTTTACAGTCTCTGCCCACTCAATCTCACTGTGCATCAAGCCAATATAGACCTCCTGGCTGTACCGCCCGTAAGCTGCCTTTATCACATAGGCATCCTTGTTCTTAATAACCTCTTCCATACAGGAAGGGTTATACAAGCAGGTTTTGGGTATTGTTCTTCTGATAACCGATATTTCCTCATGGCTCAGAAAGGGATCATTACCTTCAACCATTTCCCACAGGTATGCAAAAAGGCTCTTTGTCTGACCGAATACTGCTCTAGGATCATTTAGTATAAGGACTTTCCTTTTATCATATAGCTCTAGAACCTTCTCAATGTCATCACACTCATAAAGATGCTCTACAGGAAACTGTCTTAAAATTATATCAATCTTCTTATCGAATATGTAAAGACAATCCCCTCTTACCTCAAGATTTTTTCCTCCTGCAATTATAGTTTCAAATCCTAAAGGTTTCAGCAAATCTCCATAGAGAAACCCGAGATGTACCTCTTCGTAGTGGCCTGGATCGACAAGCACCGCAACAGTAGGGTTTTTAACATGGTTTCCGTAGTCATCCCACAAATTTTTAAAGGCCTTCTGAAATTCTTTTGAAAAATTCAAATTGGGATTTTGTTCAGGTCCCGAATTTCCTGCTATTATGATTTCCCTTTGTGCACATGGCTTATCATAGTTGAATTCACTAAAGAATATTCCCCCGTCTTCCCTCAAAAAAGCATCGTACCTCACCCAGAAAAAAGGCGGTATTTGCCGGCCAAGGCTTTTAACAGATTGATGCAGAGGAAATTCGCCGTATTGAAAAATCATTTTCTCACAATTTACTGCAGTTTTTTCAATAATCCTCAGCACAAGCTTATCTAAAACCTGTGTACAGTAAACCATATCCTCGTAGACACTTTTTTCAAGGTATGATGGAAATTGTGAGTGAATAAGGTTTTCTCTGCTGGAACTGACCATATAATAATTAAACAATATGTTTTCTGTATGTATTCTTTGATTACAGGCTGTTTGCTTGCTCATTTTTTCAATCATTCCTTAGCTCATTCCTTAGCTCATTCCTTAGCTGCCGATGCTGCCTCCTCTTTTTGAAGAATATCCTGATTTGGATGTAATGCTTTTTTTGCTCCAGGTACCATCACTGTAGGTACCTCCTGATGAAAAATAATATCCCCCGGAATGGTAAATGCCACCTCCGGAGTAATAAAATTCATCCTCTTCATCCTCTTCTTCAATATTTTGACACCCACAACCTGTAAGTGATGTGCTGACAGTTAAAAAAACTGCAAGAGTGAGTGCTGCAGCTTTGTTCCTTTTAGAAAGAAATTTTACTTTTTCTATATTATTTTTATCGTTGTCTTTTTTATATATAGAATCTTTTTTTTTGCAATCTTTATCTTCCTCTTTCATACTTCCCCCTGTAACTTGTATTTAATTACTTCCAATCCATTTTCATTAATATATTTGAGGTAATAATCCAAGTCTTCCTTTATATCCCCCGCATAAATATAAATAATGCGTTTGTATTTAAGGTCTTTCAGCATCTCTACGGGCGGCAGGTCATCATAAGTAAGCTCATACTGATTGTTAAATAGCTTTCTTAATACCTCCGGCCTTTCTTCCCCATACCTATGGCTGTCAATAAAAAATGCCCATCCTGATATTTTCTTTTCTTCAAGCTGCTGCCCTAAATGCACCAAAAGACTAATCTCTCTTAAGGTACCAATTATACCATGGGAATGATAGATATGATTAAAGGTAAATACAGGCTTTACAGCTTTCTCATTATAAAGATAAAAAGCTGTCTCTATAGCCTTATCCAGTGAAACTTCAACAAATACAAGCGAACTGTTAAGATCATAGTTTTCGATAGTCTGTATTATTTGTTTTTTTAATAAAATGACATCTTCCCTTGATTTATCTATAACAAAATCCGGGTAATGCTTTAGCGATACAAATGGTGTAGATCTGAAAAAACAGCTGAAGTACCCCTCTGATCCATACCATTTTTTATAAATATCAGATGGGTTATAGTCCTTAAGTCTTTTTTCCATATTTACAGTGTTCATCATATTTTACCCATCTCAATAAACTATCGCAAATATCTTATCGAGATTTATTATTTGAGTGTAGCCGTTTTCATCCTGAATCTCAACATGACTGTCACCCTTGAATTTAACAATCCCCCGGATTATAGCATCAGGCCTTTCATCCATCCACGAATTGAATGTTAAATAAATATTTATTTCTTTAGACATAACTTATCCCCTTTAAGAAATACTTGCACCTATTATAAAACTAAAGGAAATGGAAAAAATCATTGAAATAAACCCTACTGCACGGTTTCCCTTCCCTATTTCCTCACTAACGTTAAGTTTTGGCGTCAATAGCTCAAATGCAAAATACACAACAAGAAGTAAAAGAGTCCCAATTCCTCCCCATATAGCCGTATTATAAATAGAATCATTTGACATTATTGCAAAGTGCATTATGTTGGCAACACCCGCAACAATACCTCCTGTTGACATTGCTACAGCCATATTTCCTTTTTGAATTTCTTCCCAGACTTTGTACCTTACTATGAGGTCAAAAATCAGAATTGCAATTAGAACAACTACCGATGTTGCAAGGAAAAAAGTTCCTGCATTGATGTAAGCGTTCATATGGAATCTCCCTTTTCCAAATTTTTTACTCTATATCATATGTATTATAAATCCAACAGAATATAATGTCAAACTGCACAAATTTATAATAAAACTCCATGGAACTTTTATTTTTTATACCCG
The genomic region above belongs to Pseudobacteroides sp. and contains:
- a CDS encoding DUF350 domain-containing protein, which encodes MNAYINAGTFFLATSVVVLIAILIFDLIVRYKVWEEIQKGNMAVAMSTGGIVAGVANIMHFAIMSNDSIYNTAIWGGIGTLLLLVVYFAFELLTPKLNVSEEIGKGNRAVGFISMIFSISFSFIIGASIS
- a CDS encoding endospore germination permease, producing MREGKIGVQEAIALIAITISVKVYFTSPTYVSKIIGTASWYMTLISTATAILGFTFIYKLLKRFPGKDLIDAFELTLGHIVGFIASMVLLLYFLVNTSLLLREFAEVLKIYALPLTPPSFVIGMFLMMVCISCFLGLESIARTARLIGLYVLAGFLIVIILAFNNYDYHNLFPFLGNGLGKTLLAGASRSSFYGEVISLGIIATSMQGVSHIKKAGYTALTISGLIVSIALFATMMAFNYATSQEIVSRMYELSRVIRIGGFLQRLDPIFLFTWCIGTLIAISLLFYCLVKTYCKSFKIKDMRPAIIPLAVIVFTVCMLPEDMITISEYVQFIRQNDWSISLGLPTVVLIIAVIRKKKGVSKSV
- a CDS encoding glutathionylspermidine synthase family protein — its product is MIEKMSKQTACNQRIHTENILFNYYMVSSSRENLIHSQFPSYLEKSVYEDMVYCTQVLDKLVLRIIEKTAVNCEKMIFQYGEFPLHQSVKSLGRQIPPFFWVRYDAFLREDGGIFFSEFNYDKPCAQREIIIAGNSGPEQNPNLNFSKEFQKAFKNLWDDYGNHVKNPTVAVLVDPGHYEEVHLGFLYGDLLKPLGFETIIAGGKNLEVRGDCLYIFDKKIDIILRQFPVEHLYECDDIEKVLELYDKRKVLILNDPRAVFGQTKSLFAYLWEMVEGNDPFLSHEEISVIRRTIPKTCLYNPSCMEEVIKNKDAYVIKAAYGRYSQEVYIGLMHSEIEWAETVKAINNSPKLHIIQEFCPIQKQNVMCFNGQYYDETQAMGNYGIYLANGNFSGVCVRWSSDYLSLDETVWSSPIRIRKSPFYLIKTSSEGRKEKWNSINEKAAFIHGYTGGYTGPCESFTMDSLVINKQHYKELEEASEKIWSVIEKTVELVRENCNIFCPVLGIEDSLQDLVTQSITGHTAFIARLDWGVDPKGNWRMLEINSETPAGIMESIVLNDIIKSETGIKLSDPNKHLVKLIREAFSGIVNDYNQYRAIRNIGFVTPSFSEDWYNTKLLSEFLKDMPYNVSLGEISGLEAKEKKLYLYGEPLDAVYRYYPLDWLANDPYFEGVIEALKENSPSINPPVSFISQSKAFLALIWELAEQGFYEDDDRKLIDKYIPKTSLTAKKMRGTENYCIKPFFGREGQEITFSFSKKEKKANNCIYQEWIDLQTVPLQLHTTVYSVQNSVCPIFGTYIVNRKFGGIYTRGGSRVTDHNAVYISTFIDEGKY
- a CDS encoding Ger(x)C family spore germination C-terminal domain-containing protein; the encoded protein is MFRRSLLLLICILPLVSLTSCFDAKEITEWTYVYSIGMEKGVSDKLRMTIQAPSMRGGKGVGGGSGGSGGGQASDIETITIDCPSFYSGVNMLNSFMSRQINYMHTKYLVFSESLAREGIDSYITGFIRGRQVRRQINVIVTKGSASEFLSEHTTTISSSLSKKQQNMIDQADITGFFSTATYGEMLNAAKSPYSQPIAILAALNNESKFKEGEGTGKTPFKTSGDYYAGELVRKGGSRAEFLGTAVFDGGKMVGELNGDETRTLLMVRDEFKRGFYVEKDPKEEGKFVMVDVRREKSPDIKVRFEKGNPTIDVKIFLEGDILAIQSTIDYESMELKPVLEDAVKRQIKKHLDRTIKKCQDVNSDVFKFGSIAAMHFLTIPEWEDYNWLKRFKDAKVNTQIDFIIRRAGTVLKSSEMWPAEGKKGG